The genomic stretch GCACCCTAGTGTGGCCATAAGCCTGAACAACTTAGCGACCTTATACCGCGAGCAGGCCAAGTATGCCGAAGCTGAATCATTATACCTGCGATCTTTAGCCATTCTTGAAAAGGTATTAGGCCCCGACCATCCTGACGTTGCAGCAGTGCTCAATAACTTAGCTATCCTTTATATGATTCAGAAGAAATATTTCAAATCTGAACCTCTCTTTCGGCGGTCACTGGGAATATCCAAAAAGGCTTTTGGGAATGAACATCCGAACGTTGCAGCAATATTAGAGCAATACTCGTCTCTGCTGAGGCACATGAATAGGAAGGGTGAAGCACAGAAGCTGGAAGCGCAAGCCAAGAAAATCAGGAAGAAAATCTATAGGAGCAAAGGGAGAAGGGGCCTTTCGTCTTAAACATAAATCCCTCCTGTACGCATTATTGTAGAGCTAGGGACGCGCCTTTACGCGTTCTTCCACAGATGCATGTGAGCGTCAAATCGAAGCTGCCTTTGTCGATGAAGCGTGAGTGGCGCCGCTCTACGGCTAGCATGCGCCTTCAGGACCAAGCATTCTTGTAAGGATTGCACTCCTGCCTTGCCCTTGCTCATAGACTTAAAGGCGCGGGCATAAATCTAATGAGTACGCTTTTATCACTGAGGCGTCCTCTTGGTTGCTGCGCTTACAGGATTGCGAAGAACTATCATCCGGTCGCGTGGCCGCCTCTGCGTCACTCGCGCGTGTACGAAAATCTTTCTGAACGGGTGCTGTCACCGTTCTTGGTGTAAAGAATGACCTCCCGGCCAGCTTTTACTTTCTTACCCGCCTTCGGGCTGATTAGCCGGTTTTTCGGGCGTTCTTGATCATTGCGGGTCTTCATTTCTACGTCATCAATGAACAGGGCGGTCGCTGAGTCGAAGTTCTCTCCTTCGACAATGATGTTCTTGCCATCGAAGCCTATCTTCGCTATGGCTGGAATAAATGTTGGGCTTCGGCCATCGACAGCAATACACGGGGAGTATTCCGACGAGTTATTCTCTGGGTCCGTCGCTGAACAAGAAATGAAACTCTGTCCCAAATTCAGGTTTAAGGTGAGTACGGTAGTGAAAGACGCAATTCCTTCATCGTCCGTATTCACCTCCACAAAGTGAAGCGGCGGCTGGTTCCTATCTATGTTACAGATTTCATTTCCGCCGGCGCAGCCGCAACCCTGAAAAAATTCCAACCGGTAATGCGTTAGCGATTTGCCTTTATAGATACCTTGGACGGTTACCGCTGTATTCAGCGCATTGGCTGAGGAGGTGGCAGCGGCCGAAGGGATAACAGCAGTCAATTCCGCATGATTGATCAGTTTGTTGGCGGGGAAGGGCTTAACGTCGCCATCTTTGTTTTTGTAATCATTCACATTCAGGCCGGGTTCGCCAAGGTCTACTGGCAGACCGCGGTTAGCAAAGATTGAGTTCGACCTGATCTCGATACTAACTCCAGGATCGCCTTGATTGTTGGGAACAACAGATGTGTTCGGGATGCAGATGCCAGGCTGTCCGTTATAGGCAATCAAGTTTCCTATGAGTGATTCTCTCTTGTCTGTACGTCCACTAGAACGCCACAGCGCCGGTTCCCAATGTCGGAACTCCCAGCCACATCCGTGCCTATGTAATTGCCCTGTACGGTTACGCCCTGTTCACCAATGAGTAACTTGCCTGATATGGGGACGCTGGGTCGCAGTCCGACGGCAACACCATAGTCGTTGTCCGAGATAATGTTACGCGCCCCGTCCTCGGCCCCGCCGATTATATTCCCGGGCGATTGAACGGTGTTCACGCCGCTGAAGTCGTTGCCGAGTCGTCCGGTTCCCGTGTGGTCGGTGCCGATGAAATTCCCTTGAACTAGGTTCCCGGTCGCTCCGTCAAAGATGATGATCCCATGCCGTTGATTCCCTGAAATAACGTTCCGTGTCCCCGTAAGCACACCGCCAATCGTGTTGTGACGAGTCTCATGGTTGAGCAGAACGCCTTCGCCGTTGCCAAGGCGACCGGTGCCGGAAATGTCTGTGCCAATAAAATTGCCTTGCACAAGGTTGTCATGCGAGCGCGATCCCTGGAATTGAATACCATAGCGGTTACCGGGTACGGGACTGCGGCCATTACCCGATATCACGTTGCGCGTCCGCGGGGTTGTCCCTCCGATCAGGTTGCTCGCCGCGCTGCCGGTGCTATTGATATCAGGGTCATCGGCGATGACTATCCCTTCGTCATAATTGCCCAGCGACTTCGTGCCAGAAATATCTGTGCCGATCAGATTGCCCTGCACTAAATTGCCGGCCGCCCCATTGGACCCCTGATCGGTAATCGCCACGCCGCTGTAGCCACCACTCCTCCGCCATTGTTAGAAATGAGGTTAGCGCCTCCGGCGTCGGGTAGACCGATATAGTTGTTGTCTGAGCCGAAAATACCAATCCCATCATCCCCATTGCCTAATGCCGCAGAGGCGTTGATATCAAAGCCCCCGTCGCTAGTGCCAGTGTAGTCAGTGCCGATAAAATTCCCCAGAACCTTATTATTGGTCGCGCCGCTGAAGGCTCTCATATGCTGGAAGTCGGGATTCGGGAGAAGCCCATTAATGATCAGCACGCCTTTGTGTATATTGCCAGAGATTACGTTGCGCGCAGCCTCGACCGTGCCCCCGACCAAGTTATCGCGCGACCCGGCTATGATGATGCCGTCGAAGGCGTTTGGAACTGCTGCGTCTCCACTCAGGTTGGTGCCAAGATAATTGCCCTCAACGATATTCCCCCCGCCGTCCGTCAACCTGATGGCGAACCCGATAATTAACCCTGGAGGGCTGCTGAACCCATTCATGACCAGCCCGCGCACGACACTGTTTCCGGCGGTGATTACGAACCCGTCTTGTGGGGCTGTATCCCGCCCGGTTATTTCAATGATTGGTCTGCCCGCATAGCCCGGTTGAGTTGTGCCGTCGATAATGACGGGGTCAGTGATTATCGGCAGGGCTTGCTGGGGCCTGATGGTCTGCGGCCCTTGGCCAATTCGGAAGGTGATCACATCCAGCCCCGGACTTTGATTCGCACTCTGCATCGCAGCCCGGAGAGAGCCACTGCCGTCATCATTTGTATTGGTCACGACGAAAGTAGAGAGTGGTAGCGTGAAGACAACTGTTGGCGCAGTCCGGCCTGACCTCATAATGATAAGATCGCTCAATGCATCCCCGCTCAAGCGCATCGGGAGAACCGCTGAGGGCTGACCTTCAACGCCCAAAGTGACAGATGTGAGACCAGGTGAGTTACCCGCCCTGGGCTGAGACCAGGCCTGTTGACCGAGGGGCGTTTCTTCGAGCAAGACAATCTGTTGGTTCTCACGGTCAAGAACGATGATGCTCTCCTTAGGCAAGCTAGAAGCTCTTGCGCTAAGTAAAAAGGCTGAACTGGTCCAGTGCCGATCCGGCACCACCCTCTCCCGCCATCCGACGAACTCACTTTGTGGCCGGCCAGCTCTTCTGCGAGCGATAGAGGTTTCCGGCTCTAAAACGTGTACGAGGCCATCATTACCGAGCAGAGCTAACGCCGTACTAGAGTCTGCGGTGAAATCGCCGATCACTATCGAACGGATACTATAATTAAACCTTTGAGAAGTCACTCATGCAGATTGAACTTCATCACGACGAGTTTTGGCTAAGGCAAGCTTCCGGTCGCGGCCATGAACGATGACTATTTCCTTTCCTGAAGCAATAGCCAGGTCTGTCTCGTACTCGGCGTCCAGTTGTCCGAGCGCCATCGAAGTGGCCTCCGCTGGCAGAGGGATGTCTTCGGGGGGCGTGCAGCGCGCCTCTGGGGCTTTCATACACCCGTACTTGTGAGCCCGATCGGTTTCGCACGGCGACGACCACATCCTCTAGGCCGTCGCGGCGATTCATATCCCCGACCAACATTGTTGTGAGGTTACCTCCGACATCAACCGGCGCTGCCTGGGCAAATTCGCCGCGCCCATCCCCGCGCAGGATGTAGAAATGATCGCTCTGTTTCGCCGCCGCAATAATGTCCTTGTGGCCATCACCATCAAAGTCGCCCGTGCCCAAAAAGTCAGGAGGCTCTGGAAGCGGCAGAACCATGCCAGAAGGAATCAGGGGAGAATCCGAAGACTCAATATTATCTTTGCGCGCCTTCGATTCAGGCATGTTCGGGAAAATGTTTCCTGCGTTACCTAAGTATAGCGTTATAACACCTTGACCGCCCACAGCGTATCCGCTGATCAAGTCAGCCACTCCATCCTCATCGATGTCCCCAGAGGAGGAGGCTGAGGCGCTCGCCCTGAGCGGACATCTCCCGGAAGCAACTAAAGCCGTAGACGCCCTCCTGGCGGATTCGAGACTGCCAGAAGGAGCCAAGGCCCGGCCACGCGCTTTCCGGCGGTTCCTGGGCAATGTTGTGCAACTCACCGTTGACTGGTTCCAGTCCGCTGACGCTTTGAAAATCCAGCGTGAGGCAACGCAGCGGGGGCTCCGGACCGCCATCTCTGAACAGCTTGTGCCATTGGTATCCTGGTGGCAGGAGTGGCAGGGGAAACCGGGTGACCCGTCCCCGTGTTCTGAACTCTTCGACTTCTGGGGACGCGGCGGGTTCTCAAGGGTGGCCGCGGCCATCCGTGCGAGACCTCACGCCGCGATAGCGGTTGACGCTCGGACGGTCGATGACATCCGCCAGTGGGCAAGAGTCCTCTGCCCGTTGTTTGAGACCGTGGTCGTGAAATGGAAAGGCGAGCTGGGGAGCGGAATGGTCATCACCCCGATGCACATGGCGTACGGTGATGGCGCGGATGATTTCGGAGGCCACGGTTACTCGGTGGCGGCTGGCTCGATAATCCGCGAGGAATGGTATCCGGCGCTTTCTTGGGCGAACCCGTTACCCCAAGAGGTTGTGGCTTTTCTTGCCAGTGAAGCCCTCCCGCTACTCAAGACGGGCCGCCTCGTGGTCTTGCCAGCCGCCCTCGTCGGGTGCACACAAACAGCAGTCGGCTGGACTGACAATCTCCTCGTCGATAGCTTCCTCGGCGGTGTCGTGAATGTGGCGCGGCGAGAGGAGTCTGTCCCCTCGACGACCGGGCGTCAGCAGGTCCTGGACATCACGAGAATCCAAATCCCTTTCATCGCCCACGTGTCGCTAGCTGACCTGGCGAACGTACTCGATGAGACAGAACCCTGGGTCGGGCCGTTGCGCGGCCTCCTCTTGCGGACGATGGCCAATGAAGACTTGAACTACGAACGGTGGGATCGCATCGCCGCTCTCGAATATGACATCCAGCAGGCCTGCCGGGAGCTTCGCGAGCACCTTCACTCGCTGGCTACCAAACATCATCGGCAGGAATGGATAATTGCTGAAGCAGCCGGAGACATATCGGCAGGCGAGAGGGGAGGCATCCCGCCGGCGCCTGAACCCATTACGGGCCTGTTGCAATCCGTGTCGTCAACCCGCCGGGAGTTGTCGCCCTGGATCCCATACCTGTGGCCGCAAGACTACGGCGGGCGGCTTCACTGGACCTGCCCACTGGACAATCCCAGCACCCCGCCGGACGCCGCGACGTTGGCAAGATTAGCGGCGGGGAAGGGGCCGGAATTGCACACCTGGCTTTATCCCGGAACCGCGGGCTGGACCGTCCCGACAGTGATGCGTCATGACTGGTAGGCGCAATCCATAAGACTGAAGAGGGCGGCACGGGCGCAGCACTCTCAACTGCCTGGGTACCAGGATCGGATCATCCGAGATATGCCTGCTCCACAGCGCCTGCAATCGTTCGATCGCGGGGGCCTAGTCCATACTCGCCGGACGCTGCGCCCTCTTCGCAGATCGTTTTTCATGAGGCTGAACTCTGGTCACTTTTTACCGCTCTCCCGACTACGAACAACTCCGCCGTGGGGCGCACCGTCTCTCTAATCTCATCTTCCACGACACCGTCGACGCCTGCGCATGGCAATGAAGAAAGTCTCAGACTAATCCCGCCAGTGACCCTTGAGCCGCTGCGATGTCGCACACCCGCGACGCTCAGTTCCTTCATACCATCTCGATCCAATTACAAAGCCCTACTACATCTGCCCTCCCTACTACTCTCCGGATTTTGTGAGGAGGTGCTATGTTGTTGCTAGTCAGGAGCTTATCTTATTTGGGGATTTTTGTGAGGGCTTTTTGCTTACAAAAATATCGGCGGGATTTTGGGACGACATTTTTGTGAAGATCAAGCGGCCATCAACTGGGCCTTGAGGCCGATTTATATTCAGTTGAAGCTCTGGCGGTTCATCGCCGATGCGTTTTCTCGTTCACCGCAGATGAACGGCTCGTGCACCACTGAAAGCATCAGTTAGTCATCTGCAATGCACTAGCGGTGCGGAAGAGAGTAGACGCCAAATGCATTAATGATGCTCGGATTATTCACCAACGAGGCGTTGAGAAACATCATAAATCTCCACTTGTGGAACAAGCCTGTACAACTCACTCATCCGTTCCTCAGCTATCATTGCGACAACAACCGTGGCCCTTGCGTTAATGTATCGTGATCGGGTGAGTGCCAAACGTTTACTGATTTCGCTCACCGCGACCTGCGGGTCATCGATGAGAAAGATCAACGGCGGCTCAGTCAGATATGTTTCATATCGGAGTTCCACTACGCCCATCATCCCATCGTAGGCGTGCACCCTGTACCCACTACTCGTGCTCACAACCACGACCTGGGACAACATCAATCGATGCCACCTTGAACCAAGTGATTGGGGCTCTGAGTGCGCATCCAAGTACAAACCTCTTGGCCTGCCGCGATCTCGTCCAGGATGAAAATGGATGTCCTCGCGCCGCAATTTTCCTGTCGTTTCCAGCTCCTTGAGGGTGCGACTGACGCCGCTCCGCTCGCCTCGCAGCACCCCTGCAATGGCCTCTGCCGTGGCACAGCCGCCC from Blastocatellia bacterium encodes the following:
- a CDS encoding tetratricopeptide repeat protein, whose translation is HPSVAISLNNLATLYREQAKYAEAESLYLRSLAILEKVLGPDHPDVAAVLNNLAILYMIQKKYFKSEPLFRRSLGISKKAFGNEHPNVAAILEQYSSLLRHMNRKGEAQKLEAQAKKIRKKIYRSKGRRGLSS